Genomic window (Nicotiana sylvestris chromosome 7, ASM39365v2, whole genome shotgun sequence):
ATAACAAAAGCCCAATTTTTGCACAGCCATGCCGCATAGGGCACCGCGGTTGTGAAAAATGTGCTCAGAAAAAGTTTTTCAATGCTCTCTGTACCTCCCCATAGGCGCGCTGCGGTAGTGCAAATTTCGGCCAGCGTTCAATAATCTAGTCATAACCTCTTGTATGAGTGtccgaatgacgaacggtttgaagcttTAGAAACTAAACTTGAAGATCTTTTTATTTGATAGGCTGTACATCCCATAACTCTTTAGGTATATGTATATTTGCTTGTCCAAAATTTAGCCTAGTGCATATACATTTGTAACATTAGACTATCATGTAATCTTCCAACTTGATTTAGACTTAGGACTCTCCTTAGACGCCATATGACTTATAATGAGCCtcatacacttattatcatatcaaATTGATATCCATCATGTTAATCTTCCTCGTCTACACATAAAATTATATAATTAACGcacatcaactttcttaatagcgCTTAAATACTTTGAATTTTTTTCCTGGGGTGTCACATTCTCCCTCACTTAGGATCATTCGCCCtcgaatgagaagtagagtctgtCCCCAAATACATAACATAACCTAACCATTTTATCACACAtctttaactcccaaattttgactaactcccaaaattttcagaaatttcggaaGAGTTTCCCTTATAACTGGGTCTATCCACTTGTTAGAGAGCCCGAGAAATATATCTAACAACATATACACATTCCATAAAcgtaacataacttgtacaacactaaccatggccgcataggcaacacATAACCAAAACAGGacagttttacatagatcaaatcaaaagataagagttcataagGACCAAATGCATAAAAAGCTATTACATGGCTGTACAAAaaaaatgtgggtacttctttctcatttcttcctcggcttcccaagtggcttcctcaacctgctggttccgccataacacttttacggagGCAATTTCCGTATTTCTCAATTTCCGGACTTGCCTGTCAAGAATGACAACtagaacttcttcatatgatagttcCTCATTAACCTCgatagtttcaactggcacaatagtggacggatctcccactaccttcttcaacatggaCACATAGAAGACTGGGTGTACCagtgacatctcgggtggcagctcgagcttgtatgccacctgaccaattctCTGAATGATTCTATACGGCCCGACATACCTTGGACTCaattccctttctttccaaaccgcatgataccttcatgggggaaaccttaaAAAAATatccaatcatcttctttgaactccaaatctctgcgaaGAACGTCCGAATATGACTTTTggtgactctgagcagttttcaacatCTCCTTAATCattttgactttctccatggcctgatgcacaaGGTCTGGCCCTATCAATTCCACTTCTACAACCTTGAAcaacccaatgggagacctatatctcctaccatacaatgcctcgaaTGGTGTAatttggatactagcatggaagctattgttataagcaaattctatgagtggcaaatggtcatcccagctacctttgaaatcaagagtacaagcacgCATCATGTCCTTAagtgtctgaatagtccgctctagTTGCCCGTCggtttgaggatgaaaagttgtgctaagatttacTTGCATACCCAAACCtcgctgaaatttcttccaaaagttggttgTGAACTAGCCCTTCGAtttgaaatgattgagactggagtccCATGCaatctgactatttctttgatatacaactgagcatactatTCCGCTGTGTtggtagatttaactggcaagaagtgcgctgatttcaTGAGTCGATCCAtaattacccaaattgagtcaaacttgtgTGGAGTGCgcggtaaccctaccacaaatccatgttgatcatctcccatttctaTATTGGGATTTCTATGCTTTGTGCCAGTCCTCCGGGtttttgatgttcggccttcacttgctaaCAGTTCGGACATCTAGACACAATGTCTGCCACATCCtttttcatgttattccaccaataaacttctttgatatcatgatatATTTTTGTAGAACCTAGGTGtacggaatacctagaagtgtgagcttctgctatgatcctttcccgaagaccgtcgATATTCGGAACACATAGGTAGCtttggtaccgtagggtaccatcatccatgaCAAGAGAAAAagttgtggtcttgtgtttatgaatcccctctttcagttgtgctaacaacGGGTCGTTGAATTGTTTTTCCTTCACCTCCGCCACAAGCAATGATTCATCCATATTCTGTACAATCACTCCTCTTTCATTGGAGTCCGCAAGGCAAACTCCCAAGCCAGCCAACTAGTGAAGTTCTCTGGTCAACAGCCTCTGATATGCCTCCACATGAGCCAAACTCTCCATAGCTTTTCgactaagagcatccgccacaacattagcctttcccgggtgatagagaatatcaatgtcatagtccttgagtaactctaacCATCTTATTTGTCTCAGATTTAACTCCTTcttcttgaaaatatattgaaggctcttgtggtccgtaaacacatccacatggaccccatacaaatatgtcgccaaatctttagcgcaaacaccactaccgcaagctctaagtcatgggttggacagttcttttcatgattcttgagttgcctaaaAGCGTAGGCTATAACTTTGCCATGTTgaattaacacacacccaagcctgatccttgaagcatcgcaatacatcACAAATCCCTCTACACCCTCTGGCAGGGTTAATACTGGTGTTGTAGTCAgtcttgatttcaattcttggaagCTCATTTCACAAGcatcagaccactggaacttaactaccttctgcgtcaatttagtcaatggagaggcaagagtagaaaacccctccacaaatctcctatagtacccagccaaacctaagaaactgcgaatctctattggagtggtaggtctaggccaactctTCACTgttgcaatcttttgaggatcaaccataattccaTCCCTGGAgatgacatgacccaagaacgcgatagattcaagccaaaattcacattttgaaaattttgcatacaattgatgttgctgaagagtctgcaGAATTGCCCTGAGATGGTCAGCATAGTCCTCCCaacttcgggaatacacaagaatatattcaatgaacactatcacaaaggagtctagaaaaggcttgaagactcgattcataaaatccatgaaagctaccggggcatttgttagcccaaataACATCACCAGAAATTCGAAGTACCCATACCGAATCCTGAAAGCAGTTTTTGGAATATCCTgatcccttatcttcaattgatgatacccggaccgcaaatcaatttttgagaaacacgtagcaccttgcaattgatcaaacaagtcatctattcttggtagtggatatttatttttgattgtgaccttgttgagttgccggtagtcaatacacatccgtagcaacccatctttcttccttacaaacaagaccggtgcACCCCACGATGACACACTCGGCCAGATGAAACCCTTTTTCTAGCAAATCCTTAagttgttcctttagctctttcaattctgtCGGTGCCATTTTGTAAGGTGGAATAGATATACACTGCGTGCCTGGCATCACATCGATTCCAAAATCAATCTCCTTGTCTGGTGGAATCCTagggagctcatctggaaagacatccGGAAATTCATTCACAATTGGTACAAACTCAAGGCTAGGTGTCTCGGCATTGGTGTCCATAACCCGAACTAAATAATAGATACATCCCTTCTTGATTATCTTcgcggccttaaggtaagaaataaaccgacctttaggcactacattatctcccttccattcaacaacgggCTCATTAGGAAACTCAAGCCTCATAGCTCTAGTCCGACAATCAAGCTtggcaaaacatgaataaagccaatccatccCCATTATTACATAAAAATAAACTATCCCCAATTCAATAAGATTGGCCATGGTATCCTACCACGCACCATGACACCATAACTTCTATAAACTCGAACAGCCAAAATTGACTCACCAACCAGAATAGATACCGAGAATGGTTCATGAAGCTGTTATGGTTCTATCCCgaattccatagcaacaaaaggggtaacataggacaaggtggaaccgaGGTAAATAATTGCACACACATCATGCgattggacagtcagaatacctgtaacaacatctggagaaacCTCTGTAGTCTGGCGACCACTCATGGCATAAAACCGGCTAGGTCCTCCAGAACTTTGCGCATTACCCCTAACTGCACCTCACCCCACAGGTGTTGGGGTACCTCGAGCTGGAGAGGGAACTGAAGATGTAGCAACTACTAGACTAGATGACTGTATTGTACCCCTACACGCTCCCTGGCGGGATGTATGACAATGCCTCTAAATGTGACCCCTCATCCCGTATCCATAGCATACGGGTAACTCCAAGTAGCAAATCCTTGAGTGCATCTTCCCACACTTGGGGCACGGGGACCTCTGCTACTGCTGGGATCTCTCTCATGACCAACCCTGCTGATAGGATCCTCTGTTGCCCTGACTAGGCCTGAAACGACTCCACCGCTGCTGCTGGCTAGGCCTTGATGGCGGTGCACTGGGTGAAGATTGTGTAACAGACTCGGACGGCCCTGATGTCCCTACCCGGAAAGCtgatcttcccccacctagtgactcACCCATGTTGCCCATAGACCGGGTCTTTatgttaccctctctctccattctgttcttcaaTTTGCGGTTCTCTGTGGCCTGAGCAAATGccaccatcttcccataatttATGTCAGAATTTAATGCAGctgtagaagcctcattaatagtcaaaggaTTAAGGCCCTGAACAAACTGACGCACCCTGGCCTCCATGGTGGGAAACATATGAATGGCATACTTGGACAGGCAAGCAAACTCCATGTAgtactcccacacacttctgCTACCTTGCTTCAAGTTTTCGAACTCTGTTGCACGGGCTGTCCTTGTCTCAGCAGGCAGGAAGTGATCAATAAAGGCATCGGCAAACTCGCTCGACCTTGCCGGAGGGCTCCCCTCCTCACGAGAatcttcccacaactcaaaccacgaataggccacccctttcagacGATAGACAACCAACTCTACTCCCTCTGTCTCAGTTGCACGCATAACCCcgagggtcttgtgcatctcatcaataaatCTCGAGGGTATTCTTCTAGATTGGCACCCATAAACACTTGAGACCCTGGAACTGGTGTAATCCCTATGCTGGCTGAATGAACTGGGAGCAACATTGGACCTCTgggcctgagaggccactagctgggtcaacatctaaatagctcccctaagatccccatcagaaataCCAGAACCAGAAGTTGGGGTTGGGGGCAGAACGGGAGTATCAATGGGAGGGATAGTAGTACCCTCTTCCGGTGTAGCAACTGGGGTAGTCTGCTCAGGAATAGAAGAATCGAGCAGGGTGATAGCATGGCGACTACCCTCACCCACAGTATCAAGCAGTAATTCATCAGCCACTCCTGAGGTGGCATTGGCTTCTTGGTCAATTCTCTCTTTCTTATTAGGTGCCATTTACTAAAAGATAGAACATTGCACTAGTTAGAAGGGGAATAGTTTCATAACAAATTTTTCCGCATAATCCAGAACATCAAAAAatggtgttattcctaaatgcccaagtatcctccaacttatagatgtgttcgactacacaccgataagaaagACTCTATTAGGCACAGCTCCGAGACACCGTAAGacattttaaaaccttaggctctgataccaagtttatcacgccccaacctcgagaggcacgaccggcgctcaatcgagtgaaccccaACTGTGCAAGCCTTATTCATAcatttctacccaactcaatacgGTTAAGGGACCCATGCTTTCGTTTATTTAGACAATATTAAAATCAAACATTTGCATTATTAATCTATTTTCATATCCCAAACCTAAAACCATGGTTAGGTTTCAAGAGTTCATACAGTTATAGTTTAGAAGAACTAGAGTACAAAGTTACAATATAGTTCATTGACCCATCCAACAcacgtacataacccacacaaacatctacggagcctctaaggatacaaaagataaTAATGACAACGCCgccaacaaggccccggctatacctcaaaagtggatatctataacgaaagatgtacaacataaccccttgagggagaaaggggctcaccaagactttgagaggaggatGCTCCGCCACGCGCGATCAGCACTATCCACTATGGAGCTACCTACATTCATTCAAAAAtgtagcacccccggcaaaaAGGACGTTAGAACCATGGAATAGtattagtatgtataactaaacaccttctagttagaaagaacaaccatacaagagtaaaaagaaatcataaggacaaCAAGCTTCAAATAAGCACCACATCAACAATATAAGAGGTTCACATAGTTTTCACATAATTTCTGAAATTTTAGATTGGGGCATTCTATATCATTGCGTCATTATCCACATAACCACCGCTTCCTAGAGCAGAGTCCGATcacagcccgatcggctaagccgtcttaccaagatgttacccttatttcattctcactttccagtttcaattatcaatacattaccactaTGTGTATataacatggcgtccgatcatggcccgatcggctaagtcgtcttaccaagacgttacccttttctGTTGATCATTCTCACTTCAATCTTTGGTTCCACGTGTATTAGCTCAttggcacttggggccacaattaccacACTTCATAACTCACGTTTCACATTATTCCCATCTTCAACATTAACCTTGTCATTTAAGATCATATGCACACACAAAAGCAATTAAAGTTATAATCATAGAGAGGAATATATCTAGttcggcatattaatcacaatgtaaccttgacttgacatttaggcttttaccacatAATTCATGTTCACCATACATCctcaatttacaaagaataacacattaaatACATAAATAAGCACCTTCCACATACACTTTCACATCGTCAATTCATTTAACataacaagtactacatcaattaaatttcggacttacaacatttgcacggGTACCAGGgaggctcaatttctaagaggagggggttttagccatacatacctcaattgagcttCCTTAGACTCTACAATATTCCAGAATTCTTAGCAACCTCAATCTATTTTGGAAATATAACAATTTGAACAAAAATTTGGAAGAtgatcataattctagctcatttaagcattttatcaaacactatgtGTGTGTTAAATatttatggtccttttatagaggatttcatcaactCACAACCCATACTTTACCATTTTTAACTCAACAATGTTCCTACACCCTTTTACAACACATGCAagcaagataacaactccaatacccacaaactttCTTGATAAATATCCATTTTTGGCTAAGATTCGAAATTAAGGGTTAGAGTGTGGAATTttacctcaaggatgaaggcctagtgtgttttccttgttaatctttCAAGATTTGAGCAAGAATTGAAGAAAAAATGATGAGGGACACTTTCCCACTCTAGggcactctctcactctaaaaatatCTGGTTTTAGCTAAAGAAATGATCCATTGCATTTATTTGGCGAAATGAGGTCGTTTTATAACAAGAGCCTAATTTTTCCATAGTCGCGCCGCGTGGGGCACCGCAGTTGTGAAAAATGTGCTCAGAAAACATTTTTAAATGCTCTCTGTACCTCCCCACaggcgcgccgcatggggcgccgcGGTAGTGCAAATTTCGGCTAGCGTTTAGTAATCTAGTCATAACTTTTTGTATGAGTGtccgaatgacgaacggtttgaagcgttagaaactagacttaaAGATGTTTCATTTGATAGGCTGTACATTCCATAACTCCTTaggtatatgtatatatgcttGTCCAAAATTTCGCCTGGTCCGTATACATTTGTAACATTAGACTATCATGTAATCTTCCAACTTGATTTAGACTTAGGactctccttagaccccatatGACTTATAATGAGCCTCATACACTTATTATCGTATCCAATCGATATCCATCATGTTAATAGTCCTCGTCTACACACAAAATTATATAATTAGCGCACATCAAATTTCTTAATAGCGCTTAAATACTTGAATTTGTTTTTCAGGGTGTTATAGAATGACTTACCTACTGATGCCAGACTTAAGCGTGTAGGTGACAACTACTCAAGGAACTAATTAAATACTTTTTCTCACTTAATTCCAAAAGCTGTAAATAACAACAGTTCTAACCAAGATATACAAACATTATCACATGAAACTTTAGAAAGTGCAGAAGGCATACGTAAAAATGGGTTCATGCTAGGTTTTAAAGTGACAGGATTGAACATCATAAGCTAGCAAGCTACTTCAAATAGAATTTTAAAAAACAACATAGTCTAGAATTAGCCTAAAATACTTCAGACAATTAATATGAGAATCTAGAAAATTCATAGACATGAACAAGTGGGATGCAATTTTCACATGAAGGTTTTTAACATGAGAGCCTAATGAGAATATGGTCACCAACAACATAGCAACAAGCTAGTGGGCATAGTTAAGAAAAGTTGGCAAACATGGGACTTAGTTGAACATGAGATTTAACATATTGAATATCAATCATAGTACAAAGGTTCAAAACAATACCAGAACCCATAATAAGTAAAAATACATCGACTCTAGATTAACATGATATGCAAGTACTAGGTCTGAACCTTATATAGGAGAAGAGACTAAATATTGAAAATCATCCTAGAAGTCTTAAGCCATATTAAGGAGCACAAAATTGAACCAGTCAGGGAGCACATGTTAAGTTACAGGAAAGCATGCTTGATAACACCATGATCAAGAATTAACACTAAGAAAGCATGAAGTTATTCATGAATGATTCATCGGGAATTAGAACACATTTTGCTTGTGAATTAGTTTATCACAAGAATCCAAAACAAGGTAGAAGCTAAACTCAAGATAAGTAAAAGATATAAGCATTCAAACACGCACAAACACAGTAGGCTAGACATGCTTAAGAAAGCCAGAATCAGGACGAAGAATTAGGCTAGTTGAGATGTTAGAAGAAACATAGAGCCATGAAAACAACTTTAGGGTAAATAGAGCTGCAAACATAGATGACATAGTAGCATGTTGATTTACAAAGGTTTCAGTGACATAGATATACATAACATGAACACAAACGAGTAGAGAATGAAACTACAAAGACCAAAGGCACTTACTAGTTACGAATTAACGggcaagtaagtaagaagaacaATTTTCAGCAATACATAAATCGTCATTAGCAAAAGAATAGCAAAACCCCAAAAccccagtgtgtcagagttcccaagggtttCAAATGAACCTCGGGCAATTCTCGCACTGGGAAAGAGCAATCGAATTTccggtggccttggctttcagccggccaaagtCTCAAATCTTAGAATAGTATATAGATTGAGAGAATTAGAGAGTAACAATAGCTAATTTCAGTGACTAAGTCTGTCCAAAGGGGAAACatgggaggggtttatatagtgttCAAATTAAGACGGACAAATAAGGAAAACAAtcaattaaaactaaattagGAAAGAAAATATCGCATGCAATCTATAATAGAACCAGTAAAAGGAAAAATCAGAATCCAAACCCTAGTTGAAATCAAACTTAGGGCAAATCATTCACAAGCCCTAATCATGGAGTCAACAGAGATATACCATATACAAGAGAGATTTTCTCTTCTCTAGTgcatagaaccacaataacacCAAGAACCATAGAGTCAAAGCCGGATTTGTGAGAATATGGCTTGTCATAAGTGAAATGGTAACGCAAGTTACCATAAAATGAGTAATAATAGCAAGAAAGGTAAGTAAACCCGCGTATGGACGCGTATAAGGAAAGAATAAGAAGGGATCTCCATGGTCGACTAGGGTTTAGTGTGAGAGTGGAGATAAGAGAATGCACGTGCGGCTCGGTGAGGGAAATGGGTTAGGGTTTCACGGTAAATGGGTAGAAGCAAAGGGTAGGGATTATTATGGACCGTTGATCATCTGAGATCAACAACCGTGACTAAAGGGAAGTGGGGCGGGCCGAGAAAATGGATCCCGACGGGGTTGAAATAAAaagggtcgtttggtttgggTCAAGGCAACTTGGGGTATTGGGTCAGGTATTTAGGCCTTGATTTTAGTCCGAAAGTAACTTAAAATTGGGCTACAAATTAAAATACACATAAATTGTTAATAAGATAATTTATAAAACTATTTAGttgataataaaatattatttgtgcAACAAAGTGATTGAAAATAATAACATAACATTACAAAAATACAAGAAATACTATTTGGCACTATAATGTGAAAAAATATAATTATGCATAGCACATAGGCTATTATTATAAAATTGTATAAATAGCCTAAAAATACTAATATAATTAATGAGGTAAAATATTATGAAACCTAATATGTGGATACAAATaataaatttagatgattaagtcatctcaaaataatttaaaagtatAATTAATAGTAATTTAAATGCAAAGAAATCAATTTTAAAGCTCTAAACATTATGAAAAATTATACTAAGTATTTGTATAAAACTTATAAATTAAGTAATGATacaaaataatattttgaaagtatatatactaCTAAACAATATGaaggcaaaattgggtatcaacaatggcTCTGCATCTTTTTTCCCATCAGCTACAGATACATCAAAGGGTGTTATAGCAGTCAAGATACACCCTAATTTCTTAGCAGTATTGAGatccaaaaaaaatatgtgtGGGGTCAGTATCAGTCAGCATATGAATGGCCTTGACTTTGACATATACAGTGATTCTCATGCATATAAAGTCATCCAAACCATTCATAGCATGAACTGAGACATGAGGCAGAATGGAGTCTTCATCATTAGTCTCAAATTATTGGCCAATCATTGTTAAGAACTCAGCCGGTTCTAGTACTACATCATCATCCTCTAACTCCCTTATTTCTTCACAACCTTATTCTACTTCCATAGAAAACAAATGCCTTCTATTCTTACAAACATGACCATAGGTGTATTTCTCATCACATTTGAAACATAATCCCTTACTCTTCCTTTCATCCATTTCAGCAGGTGTTAATAGTTTAGCAAGTTTAAAGTTTGATTTAACATTGAGGTTGCAATTTTATTTGGACAAGGGATTGCTACGGGTGGTGCTTTAGGATCTCAGGGTAATTTTGGGATTGTTTAGCATGCTGGATAGATCTATAGGAAAAAGTAGGAAcattgttgatacctaattttttcctgtatattttaacatgcaagatactttcaaaatagcatatttatgcatata
Coding sequences:
- the LOC138873896 gene encoding uncharacterized protein; the protein is MDESLLVAEVKEKQFNDPLLAQLKEGIHKHKTTTFSLVMDDGTLRYQSYLCVPNIDGLRERIIAEAHTSRYSVHLGSTKIYHDIKEVYWWNNMKKDVADIVSRCPNCSWDDHLPLIEFAYNNSFHASIQITPFEALYGRRYRSPIGLFKVVEVELIGPDLVHQAMEKVKMIKEMLKTAQSHQKSYSDVLRRDLEFKEDDWIFF